The DNA sequence AGGGGAAACTCCGCGCCGCCGAGTTCCAGTATTCCAGCCAGCGGAGGCTCAGCCGGCTTTATGCTCGCCGGCTTCACTTCCCTGGCCTTCCTGTACAGCTCCGCGATCGCCATCCGCCGGATGCACTCGTCAGCGGACGGCTGGCTGCCGGGCATGGTGTAGATGTTGAGGGTGTACTCACCCTCCAGCCTGTGCCGCCAGACGACGCCGAACCGGGCCAGCCTCTTGAGCGCCCGGCCGCCTTTCTTGGGCGGCCAGAGGCTCTCAAGCTGGAACCCGGCGGCGACGCCGCAGTTTTCCAGTATTTCCACCGCTACCTTCTCCCTGTCCGTCAGGTTGGCGGCCATCGGCTCCACCGGCGCGCCATAAATGATGCTGTAGTTGCACAACGATGAAAACGGTGAAATCGTTTTGTCCGGTTTTATATTGATCACCGCCTCAATTTAGTCTTACCGGCATAAGCAGAGACAAATAACCCTCTTCGCCGGCCGGTTCGATTATTACGGGTGACATTTCGCCGGTCACGCCGATTATGATTTCATCGGTATGGATAACCGATATCGCCTCGATAAGATATTTGCAGCAAAAGGCAATTTCCACCGTTCCGGCGTCGCCAAGCGTTTCCGCTGACACTTCTTCGTGCGCGCTGCACGACGCGCTCTCTTTGTGCAAAACGATTCCGTCCGGCCCGGCCGTCATGTTGACCGGAGCACCGTCCTGGTCTAAAAGCACGAACACCCTCTTCAAGGCGCTCAGCATTTCTTTTGCCGATACCTTGAACCCGGCGGCGCGATTTTTCGGGATAACGGTATTGATGTCCGGGTACTGGCCGTTTATCAGTCGCGCCACTATACTGATATTTCCTGTCTTGAAGTAAGCGTTTTTATCGGACAGTAAAATCTCCATATTGTTTTCAGCGTTAATTATTTTTGATATTTCGTTTAAGACTTGAGATGGTATAATCGCTTCCGTTTCTTGGTTGACTGACTCAAGAGACGTTTTAAACCAGGCCATGCGGTGAGTGTCCGTCGCCGCCATTTCGATGTTGGCTCCAGATGTCTTTAGAAAGACGCTGTTGAATACAGGCCTCTTTTCGTCTTTAGAAGCTGCAAAGACAGTCTGTCTTACGGCTTTTTTGAAAACGTTCGGCGGGACGCGGACGGCGGCGCATTCTTCCGGCTTTACCTCCGGCAGATGCGGATATTCTTCCGACGGATAACCGCTTAATACGGTTTCCGATTTGCCGCTTTTTACTCTTAACGTGTTACCGCATTTTTCCAGAAATACCATGCCGTTTTCAAGATGGTTGAACAGGCTGGTGGTGACGCGTTCCGGGACGACTATCCCGCCCGGCTCGATTACCTCCGCAGCTGTTCGCATCGTCGCGCCTTTTTCAAGGTCCGTCGCTTCGATTGTTAAACACCCGTCGCCGGCGGTAATTTTTACGCCGCCCAGGATCGGTATCGGGCTTTTCGCCGATGCGAATCTCCCCACTGTTTGCATTGCCTGTAGAAAATCATTTCTGCCTACGGATACTTTCACAAAAACACTCCTTTCGGCGGGTTCGCTTAAGACTGCCCGCAAAATATTTTTTCTTAAAAAAAAGAAAACCCCGGGGGTCCCCAGGGTTAATTTTGATCGAGTCTGAATTCGATTGAGAATGTCACGCTGTCTCCTATAATCTCATTGCCGACTTCCGCCGGCACTTCGTAGACGATCTTGACGTCGGCGATCTGGCCGGCCGCCAGGTTGCCGGCGGAAATTGAAGACCCGTTAAGGGCGTCTATCGTTCCGCTGACGACGGCGACGCCTTCTCTCTCGATAGTCAGCAGCGCGCTACCGCTGAGCTCTCCGTTGTCCGGATCAGGTTCGCTGGGCGGCGTCACGCCGGGGTCGTTAACCACATCTTTCACCATGACAGACAAAACGCCGTCTATCGCTCCGGCGTTCTCAGCGTGCACGATGACCGGGTTGTCTATGTTGTTGCTCCCCGGAACTACGTTGCTCACGTCGATGTACACCGGCACGTCAGGGTCGTTATGGCCGTCCAGTTTCAGGTCGAAGTTTGCCTGAGCAAGCCTGTTGTTGTTGCTGGTCTCGGTATCGGTGAAATACGCGACCAAACAGCCGGCGATGAGGCTGCCGACCACAACGATGAGTATTACTGTTATTAATAGTTTTTTTCTGTGCACATTCACCTCCCCCTTTGGGGGAAGAGAGGCTTAAAGCCTCTCTATCTTAGATTTCTAGGGGATCTGGTTAAGCGTTACACGAACACCGAAGGTGACGGAGTCGTCGTTGATCTCGTTGCCGGCGCTGGTGGGAACTTCGTATGTCACGGTCAGCGCTTTGCTGCCGCTGGCGGCGATGGCGCCGAGCTCATAAGACGTCCCCGGCAGGCTATTGACTGTGCCGGTAGCGATAACCGTCGCGCCGTCCTTAACGGTCAGCGTGGTCGCATTGCCGAGTTCGCCGTTGTCCGGGGTGGGCTCGTTGTCGGGAGTCGTCCCCGGGGCGTTGACCACGTTTACGATTTCAAGGTACGCCGCGCCGGCCACGGTGCCGACGTTCTGCACGTTGACGGTCGCGGGAG is a window from the Dehalococcoidia bacterium genome containing:
- the dnaN gene encoding DNA polymerase III subunit beta, which encodes MKVSVGRNDFLQAMQTVGRFASAKSPIPILGGVKITAGDGCLTIEATDLEKGATMRTAAEVIEPGGIVVPERVTTSLFNHLENGMVFLEKCGNTLRVKSGKSETVLSGYPSEEYPHLPEVKPEECAAVRVPPNVFKKAVRQTVFAASKDEKRPVFNSVFLKTSGANIEMAATDTHRMAWFKTSLESVNQETEAIIPSQVLNEISKIINAENNMEILLSDKNAYFKTGNISIVARLINGQYPDINTVIPKNRAAGFKVSAKEMLSALKRVFVLLDQDGAPVNMTAGPDGIVLHKESASCSAHEEVSAETLGDAGTVEIAFCCKYLIEAISVIHTDEIIIGVTGEMSPVIIEPAGEEGYLSLLMPVRLN